The genomic interval TGTTGTCCCGACTGCCACTTGCGAGCGTCTGACCATCTGGGCTGAACGACACGCTATAGACATAAGACGTATGCCCTGTGAGTTTTTTGATTTCAGTGCCCGTATTGACATCCCACAGGCGGATGGTGTTGTCCCGACTGCCACTTGCGAGCGTCTGACCATCTGGGCTGAACGACACGCTCAAGCCACCGCCAGTGATTTTTTGGGGTATTATGTCCGGGACATTCCAGAGGCGGATGGTGTCGTCCAAACTGCCACTTGCGATAGTTTGTCCATCCGGGCTAAACGACACGGTTTTGACCAAACTCGTATGCCCTGTGAATTTTCTGATTTCAGTGCCTGTATTGACATCCCAGAAGCGGACGGTCCTCTCATCACCACCACTTGCGATAGTTTGTCCATCTGGGCTGAATGACACGCTATTGACACTCCGCGGATCCACCTCCTCAGCCCTATGCCCTATGATTTTTTTGATTTCAGTACCTGTGTTGATGTCCCAGAGGCGGAGGGTGTCGTCTGAGCTCCCACTTACGAGTGTTTGCCCATCCGGACTGAACGACACGCTATAGACCCTACTTGTATGCCCCGTAAATTTTTTGATTTGAGTGGCTATGTTGACATCCCAAAGCCCGATGGTGCCGTACCCACTGCCACTTGCGAGCGTCTGTCCATTCGGACTGAATGACACGGTTTTGACCCCCCACGTATGTCCTGTGATTTTTTTGATTTCAATGCCTATATTGACATCCCAGAGGCGGAGGGTGTCGTCATCACTGCCACTGGCGATTGTTTGCCCATCCGGACTGAACACCACGCTATTGACATCATCCGTATGTCCCGTAAATTTTTTGATTTCAGTGCCAGTGTTTACATCCCAGAGGCGGAGGGTGTCATCGTCACTACCACTGGCGATTGTTTGCCCATCCGGACTGAACGCTACGCTATTGACATCGCCCGTATGCCCAGTGAGTTTTTCGATTTCAGTGCCAGTGTTTACATCCCAGAGGCGGAGGGTGTCGTCATCACTGCCACTGGCGAGCGTGGTGCCATCTGGGCTGAACACCACGCTACGGACAGAATCCGTATGTCCCCTAAGGGTTTGGGCATCTGCCCCCTGTCCGCAGACGCTAACGATCATTACGATCAAACCTAAAAACAACGGTCCGATTGAAATTCGATGCATTTTCATTTATGAAATATCTCCTTAGTTTGTGTGATTTCCTGTAGAATAGGCTGTATGAAGTTTAAGAATTTAATTCGGTAATGCATCAACAGTCTCTTAGTAGGAGCGAGCTGTGCTCGCGATCTGTAACAATTACCGAAATATTTATTTAATCTTCATTCAGCCTGTTCCATCTGTAGAATAGAAACAGAAACTGTCCAGCCTATTGTCTATAGAACATCTTACACATCAACATAACATTCGGATCCTATTTCCGTATAAGCATCTTTCGCGTGGCAGAGAAGGCACCTGCCTTGAGCGTATAGAAATAGACACCACTTGCAACAGACTCACCCTGTGCATTCCTGCCATCCCAGTGCGCTGCACGGCTTCGACCTTCATAGAAACCTGCCGCCTGATGCCCTAAGTCCAAAGTCCGCACCACCTGCCCGTTGACCGCATAGATCGTGAGGGTGACCTCCGCTGGGGTTGCCAAACGATACGGGATCCACGTCTCTGGGTTGAATGGGTTCGGATAATTCGGTAATAGCACAGTTTTTTCTGGTGTTAACAGGGTAAGGAGTTGTTCCAATAACAACACTCCGCGTCGATGAGCAGATGATTTATCGGTGAACTGTCTGGCTTCAGTGAGCCACTGTTGTATCTCTTCCGCGGTGAATAGATGCGACACCTGTGTATGGCGCGCAGGCGCGCCGCCAGCCGCCTCTATTGCCGCTAAAACCAAAACGATATCCTCTGCATCCACAATGCCATCACCGTTGACATCCGCATCGTTCTGTCCGTATTTTCCCAAGTTCGCGCGAACCAATTTCATATCCTGGATATCTACGACCCCATCGCCGTTCACATCTGCCGCTAACGCTGTCGGTTGAACATCTGG from Candidatus Poribacteria bacterium carries:
- a CDS encoding WD40 repeat domain-containing protein — protein: MKMHRISIGPLFLGLIVMIVSVCGQGADAQTLRGHTDSVRSVVFSPDGTTLASGSDDDTLRLWDVNTGTEIEKLTGHTGDVNSVAFSPDGQTIASGSDDDTLRLWDVNTGTEIKKFTGHTDDVNSVVFSPDGQTIASGSDDDTLRLWDVNIGIEIKKITGHTWGVKTVSFSPNGQTLASGSGYGTIGLWDVNIATQIKKFTGHTSRVYSVSFSPDGQTLVSGSSDDTLRLWDINTGTEIKKIIGHRAEEVDPRSVNSVSFSPDGQTIASGGDERTVRFWDVNTGTEIRKFTGHTSLVKTVSFSPDGQTIASGSLDDTIRLWNVPDIIPQKITGGGLSVSFSPDGQTLASGSRDNTIRLWDVNTGTEIKKLTGHTSYVYSVSFSPDGQTLASGSRDN